One Triticum dicoccoides isolate Atlit2015 ecotype Zavitan chromosome 3B, WEW_v2.0, whole genome shotgun sequence genomic window, NNNNNNNNNNNNNNNNNNNNNNNNNNNNNNGGCTGCCGTGGGCAGCACCGCCGCCGGTTCCCTCCTGCGCATCCGCCGCTGCTAGTCACCACCGAAGTGGGGCACCACCTCCCCCTCCGCCCCAAGCCCCCCTCTGCCCCACCCCACGGTGAGCACCGCTCCCATCTTTGTTTGTATTCTTTTAGATGGATAGATGTATGGATTGCAGTATGTGGATGGATTTATAGATGTATGTAAGGATGGATGCATAGATGGATGTATGTATAAGGTTGTTCTGCCTAAATTTTTTAGTATAAGGTTGTTCTGCAAGGCAAAATTTCAACTTTTGATTAATGCTCGTAGGAAATTAAATGCTCAGTTTTTTGCAACATGCTTAGATTGGAGAAGACAATCCAGAGAGTCTAGTCTTGCtacacatatatatatagttgTCAATTGTGAGATGATGTTGATAATGTTTTTATCAGATTGTTTCACGAGTGCTTATGTTGGTTGTGCTGGTGCTTTTCATGTGCAGGGATTTTCTCTTCACCTCGAGGAGCATTGTCCGTCCCGTTGCCATTGCCATCGTTGTTCAACTACCGCCTCTACGGTCTCGGGGTGAGCTTGACTGtcatctcctccccctcccctatttGCTTCGTTCCGTTTTTCGTGCCGATGCCACTAGATTTTATTTTCATGTCAAGTCTtgtaacctaggcgtctcccgttcgaaagggtggcatctataaatatgcatgtctttgcatatttataaccgtcgTCCTTTCGAATTGTccacgttatccatggacagcccgaataCGTGTAGATTGGGTTTCGTTTCCCGTGCTCTACTTCGGTCCTCGGCAAAATTTCGTCAGCGCCACCTTGTTGTTCTCCGGGTGCACATTCTCTCGGCTTGTTGTCAAGACGTGTATCtgaagaacagcggggaggtgctgccgaaattttgccgaGGACCGGAGTAGAGCACGGGAAACGAACCCAGTCTACacgtactcgggtgggattaggacccatctttacctattagagataggATTCAATCCATGGATGCACGTTTCCCTTTTGTATGGTAAAAAACTAAAATCATGGCGTAAATAATATGACAATGGTAATTAGGTGTGTATCTAGTCTTAATTACATTATAcatatcttgatgaatatgaatttGGTGCCCCTACTGTTAGTGCAAGTACCAGTATGGATGATCGTGAGTGGATGTACACTGGACACCCTAGTGAGGCTGGCATGACCACTGAATGGGTAACGAAGACCAACGAATTTGTGGAGGCAGCAATTGCTAGAGGCCAAAGAAAAAGTTGGTGCCCCTGCTTGAAGTGTCGCAATGGCACAGAACAGTCGAAGAAGACGATGTGTGTGCACCTACAGAAGCATGGGTTTAAGTGTGGGTATACCCGATGGACCCTTCATGGCGAGCCTGAACGTAGTAGAGAGGAGGTGGTGCATTGGCAAACCGACAACAATGGTACCGGGATAGTTGACATCGTAGCTGACTTCAACGATGCACGTGAAGAGGGATCAGAGGAAGAACCGGAGGAGTCTGCGAGGGCCTTCTTAGAAATGCTGAATTCCTCACAACAGCCTCTTCACGACCACACAAACcaatgtcagctggatgccattgcACAAGCAATGTCTATAAAGACCCAGTTCAACATGAGCAGAGATTGCTTTAATTCGATGGTGACATCTTGGGGTCGCTCTCTCCTCGAAGGTCACAAACTGGCTACAAGTTGGTATGAAGCGAAGAAAATCCTTCGTgcacttaagatgccctatgagtagATACATGCTTGTCCAAACGGATGTGTCTTATTTACGAAAGAGTATGCCAATGACACGTATTGCGCCAAGTGCAAAGCCTCTAGGTATGTCGAGAGAGACCTCAGTGATGGTACAAAGAAGCAGAGCAAAGTCCCCGCAAATGTTCTTCGATATTTTCCAATCTTGCCAAGAATTCAACGCCTTTACTTGAACGAAGATACAACcaaacagatgacatggcacaaatatGGGATAAGAcacgacaaagatgatcatgggagACCGATGCTGATACATCCATCTTGTGCCCAAGCTTGGAAGAGTTTCGATCGCATACATCATGAGAAAGCAAAAGAGGCAAAGAATGCACGAGTTGCCATCGGACTCGATGGGTTCAATCCGTTTGGTATGGTGTCAAAGACATATAGTTGTTGGCCCGTGTTTGTTGTTCCCCTGAACCTCCcccccggcgccataatgcaacgcaagcaCATGTTCCTGTCGTTGATAATTTCAGGACCCAAGTATCCAGGGAAGAATATAAGTGTGTACATGCAACTACTGGTAGATGAGTTGAAAGAAGCTTGGGTGAACGAGATACGGACATACGACGCTGCTAGCAAAAAGAACTTCACAATGCATGTTTGGTACCAGTACTCATTTCATGACTTACCGGCGTATTCACTTTTCATGGGGTGGTCTGTGCATGGGAGGTTCCCATGCCCAAGGTGCAAGGCAAGCATGAAGTGCCGTTGGTTGCAGCATGGTCGCAAGTATTCTTGCTTCGATTTTCATAGACAACATTTGCGTCTTGACCATCCATTcagaaaagacaagaagaacttcatgaaaggtGAAGTCGTTGAACACTCGGCACCACCTGAGATGACGGGTGAACAAATTCGTGATCAACTAAATGCTCTCCAGCCTGATCCCAAACGTCCAGGGTATTTCTTGGGATATAACGAAGAACACGCGTGGACTCATAAGCCATGCTTATGGGATCTCCCCTACTTCCACCAGCTCGAGCTTCCACATAATATTGATGTAATGCACACTGAAAATAATATCGCCCAGGCCATTTTTGGCACATTGTTCAACATTGCTGAGAAGacgaaggataatactaaggctagacttGATGTAATGAAGCTATGTCATAGACCCGAACAAAACTTGCGACAACCCAAGGGCAAGAAAAACTGGAGGATGCCAAAGGCGAGGTTTGTTCTTAGTAGGGAACAAAAGAAGGAGATACTCATGTGGTTCAAAACTTTGTTGTTccctgatgggtatgcagcgaacctTATGAGGGCAGtgaatcttgataaattgaagcTCAACGGGatgaagagtcatgattggcacatatggcttgAGCGGTTAATGCCGGTGATGATTCGAGGCTATATCCCTGAGGATGATTGGGAAGTATTGGCAGAGcttagctatttcttccgtgttctttgtgctaaagaagtatctcctactgtgatagatgagatGGAAGAACGGGCCCCCGAGTTGctctgcaagctagagaagatctttccaccatgATTCTTTAATCCGATGGAACATATGATTTTACACCTCCCTTCCAAGGCAAGAATGGGTggccctgtgcagaatcgttggtgCTATGGACTTGAGAGAATGCAGAAGACTCTTCGAGCTAAATGTAGAAATAAATGTAGAATTGAAGCCTCCATAGCCGAGGCATTCTTGGCAGAGGACATTACAAACTTCACGACATCAGGCTATGCGGCCAATATTCCAAGCTTGCATAATGCAAAGTCTCGATACAATACTGGCGACCCTAAACATGAATCCAAGCTCAGCCTCTTCAAAGGGCAACTCGGACCTGTGGGTGCTTCTGGTTCAAAGCATTTGGATTCGAAAGAGTGGAAATCGCTTACGTTGTAtatcctcaccaaccttcaagaagtgcggccgtacattgaGTAAGTGTTGGTACATTATGTAACATTTACTCACATGTTTCTCTCTTAACTCCGCTCATTTCTCATTGGGTAGTGAATTTATTGCCCAATTCTCGAATGGAGGGGTCGAACGTGATTCActtgaagagtatgagcttcttgcTGGTGAAGGAGACGACAATTATGGTTTCATTTCTTGGTTTAGAGAAAAGGTAAGGTATACTTCTTGGAACACTTGAAGTTGGTATTACGTGCGACTAATACACCTATCCTTCTCTCTTAAACTTGTAGGGTACGTCGATATTGGACAAAGAGTTGAAACAAGTTGCTAATGGGTTTGACTATAAGGTCGGTACATTTGATAAATATGAcatcaatgggtatcgcttccGCACACATGGGAACGAGGAACGTCGGGACGTTCTAAAATCAAGGAACACGGGAGTGTCGGCTATTTGCAATGGAGTTGAGTATTATGGAAGACTTGATGAAATATATGAACTGCATTACTTTGGGGCAAATCCTCCGAAAGTCGTTGTCTTCAAATGCCATTGGTTTGATCCGGGGAAGGTTAGGCGGAGGGATGATATTGGGCAAGTCGAAATTCGACAAGACAGCAAATTAGAATGTGAAGATGTCTATATTGTGGCTCAACAAGCGACACAAGTTTTTTATCTCAAGTATGCATGCCAAAAGAAGTACCTTAAGGGTTGGGATGTCGTGTACGATGTGCCGCCACATCGTAAACATCCTTCCCGCAGTGAATAGGATTATCAACCTCACATCGACCCTGACACATATgatggagaattcttccaagaagaaCATGGGCCTAGAGGCCGTCTCAACATCCATCCACGCATGGAAGTACACATtgacagtgaagaagaagaagtcgaagaggaagaagaagaggttacgAACGTGGAAGACCTCTCAATGCTTGAACGGTTACGTCTAGGAATTGCCGATGAAGGTGACGATGACGGTCAACATGAGGACAACATCCTTGACGACACGTATGATACTGATGATGAGGCTAGAACTGACCTTGAAGAAGAGACGGATTGTGATCCAGATGATCCCGACTATTTTTAGTCGTAGTGTTGAACTGTAATGTTGATTTTGTACTAGTTGCTTTACCATGACCCAGATGATCTCAAACATGTTGTAATGTTGAATTTGTAatatttttgaacttatgcttatCTATTTGAAGTATAATGTAGTTTTTGTACTATAATTGCCCGGTAATTCTCATTGCGTATGTtttttgaacttatgcttattTGTTTGAACTATAATGTATTTGTACTACAATTGCATTGGTAATTCTCATTGCGACAATTGTTTGAACTTATGCTTATTTGTTTGAACTATAATGTATTTGTACTACAATTGCATTGGTAATTCTCATTGCGACAATTGTTTGAACTTATGCTTATTTATTTAAACTATAATCTTGTATTTGTACTAATTGCTTTACTTTTTGTCATAGCAGGTGAGTGAAGCATGGTGGGCCCGCAAAGGAAAAAGCCCGGGCTCCCCATAGCGAGATCTTTGCTTAGCACTTTTATCGCTGATCCTCCGCCTTCCTCTCATCCTCAGGCTCATCGAGGGAGAGGAAAAGGTCGGGGAAGAGGTGCACGTGGAGCAAATGCTAAGAGAAACCCGGTTCGGCCAGTGTCTCACGCCCCCGTGTCTAAGAGGGTGGAGGACGAGCCGGTGTCTCACTCCCCCGTGTCTAAGAGGGTGGAGGAAGAGCGGTTGTCGTCGGAGGCCTCTGACGAGGAGGCCCTGACCTCTGACAAGGAGGCCTCGACCTCTGACGAGGAGCATGCTGGTTTCATCCAAGTTGAGGAGGGTCGGTCCGTGTACCTACGTGGTTCCTCAAGGCTCCCGGAACGAGGGCTTCGTGTGGAGCAGAGGCCATGTATTGCTCCATGTGGAGAAATGTAACTAACTTTGGCTTCCCATTTTCTACCTTCAATGTATGCAACAATTGCTAATAACTTTGGCTTCTCATTATGTAGCGGTTGGAAGAAAGCTGGAGCTAGCACGGGAAAGTACCGACACGTGAACGGCGTCCTTGGGAGCCTCATTAAGGAGCATTACCCTGGCATGGTTACTTTGCCTGGGGAGGGCAAAGTTCCGGAGCCAGCATGTACCTGGGACCACTACAAAGCCTATGAGGATCTTGGTGTAGCCAACAACATCGAGTTTCACAACAAAGCCGAGCGGGTCTTTGCCGAACTTTGGGTAATCATTAAGTTTCCTTCACACACTGCAGTAGCAAAACTATCTAGGAAACTTAGATTTagattttactttatttttcttaATAGAATGCTAGCAGACTATAATATTGCAGTAGCAAAACTATCTAGTAAACTTAGATTTAATATTCCTGATTGTGTTATTGAATAAAAACCTGGGTGCATATATATAACCCTGATTGTGTTATTGAATAAAAATCACACCCTGCAGTAGCAAACCTGATTGTGTTATTGTGTTATTGAATAAACCTGACTGTATAAACCTGGGTGCATATATATAAACCTGATTGTGTTATTGAATAAAAATCACACACTGCAGTAGCAAACCTGATTGTGTTATTGTGTTATTGAATAAACCTGACTGTATAAACCTGGGTGCATATATATAAACCTGATTGTGTTATTGTGTTATTGAATAAACCTGACTGTATAAACCTGGGTGCATATATATAAACCTGATTTGACTATAAATAAACTAGCAGATTTTACCTGTTTCTATAAATAAACCTGGGTGCATATATATAAACCTGATTTGACTATAAATAAACCTGTCTCTATATTTGCCTGTTTTGACTATAAATAAACTAGCAGATTTTACTTTATTTATATTTTATAAGAAACCTCAGACTTAAAGGTTTGAAAATTACTGCACCAAATCTATATTTGCAGGATTTCTATGGATGCGAGGATGGAAAGTTGGAGGAGGCACGAGCAGTTGTCAACAAACATTGCCCGAAGCTTGTGCATAATCTGATGCATGAGGCGCGCCCTTTAGCCGTCCGCAAATATATGGCAACTCAAGGCTATAAGAGTCTTGATAAGAAAGCTGGTAGGAGACTCCATCTTGAGAAGGACAAGTACATGCAGGTAAAGCATATTCATGCTTGTTATTTCCTCAACAGGCTGGCACTCAATTTCTTTTTGACATATATGAGATGCAATTGATCAATTAGGTTACTCCGAGATGGTGCGTCGATAAGGGGGAGTGTTGGGAGCGGATCGTGGACTATTGGTGTTCCAAAGAGTACAGGGCGAAAAACTAAGATTATAGAAATCGGCGAGCCGGAATGCTGGATCCACCACATCATCAAGGCAACTTGAACGTTATGGAGTACGGTGAACGTTGGGTATATCTTCTTCATAAGCTTTTTCTTGTCATACATGTTGCCAATCCTTGTGATGAAATCTTAATCATGTTGCTTTGGTTGCAGGCGTCTCACCATAATGCTCCAGTGCCCAACCTTTTCGTCTCGTATGCTTTGGCCCATAAGGCACCGTACAGAACAGCCACGCCTTACGATGAGAATGACACAGCGTCCGCGTACTCCAGCAAAACCGCCTACGATCGGATGGAGAAATTTAAAGGGGTGGCAAAAGAGTTGAAAGGGCCCGAGTATGATGTGACAACAGAGCCTCTTGACCACGCTTTGGTCATGATCTCTGGAGAAGGCAGGAAACATGGCAAGGAAGCAATTGCAGGAGGCATGTTCCCTAGCTCCTCCCGTAGCTCTCTCCCTGAATACAAAGCTCGGTTACGTATCTCAAAATCGTCTACATATAAACGCTCGACTCCAGCTATGGTTGAGATGGAGGTATTCTATACAAGTCCTTCTATATATGTTTGTTTCTTACTTACTGTTGGATTGAAGATGCAATTGCCATGCCATATTTTGCAGGCCCGACCGGCGGAGGAGAGGCGAGTGGCGGCGGAGGAGAGGGCGGAGGAGAGGCGACTGGCTGATGAGAGGATGCAGCAAGCGGTGCAGCAGGCGGTGTTGGCACAAACTAGTCAA contains:
- the LOC119282608 gene encoding uncharacterized protein LOC119282608; translation: MLDPPHHQGNLNVMEYGERWASHHNAPVPNLFVSYALAHKAPYRTATPYDENDTASAYSSKTAYDRMEKFKGVAKELKGPEYDVTTEPLDHALVMISGEGRKHGKEAIAGGMFPSSSRSSLPEYKARLRISKSSTYKRSTPAMVEMEARPAEERRVAAEERAEERRLADERMQQAVQQAVLAQTSQCFPMFAAYCTQNGRPAMQMPQSGHGSNADGSSHARGPSDNNLGGSPNV